In Plasmodium gaboni strain SY75 chromosome 7, whole genome shotgun sequence, the following are encoded in one genomic region:
- a CDS encoding cysteine desulfurase — protein sequence MLRGHRCLYMYLFFIFLPFSFCYIRNNDNRSMYIVKSIRKSPNIKLRLTKDEKPYIDNHIIDYFKNVREHFPFFKENNSLIYFDSAATTHKPSCVIEKMSEFYKKENSNIHRGIYKLSQNATKNYENVRETIREYINCEKNDNIIFTNGSTYGLNIVCKMIMDEIIKREEDEIYLSYLEHHSNIVPWQEYINKEKKGKIKYISLNKSGYINIKKLISNINENTKVISICHASNVIGNIQNIEKIIKKIKKVNPNIIIIIDASQSFAHIKYDIKKMKKNKSCPDILITSGHKFCASLGTGFIFINKEISSKYKFKPLLYGSNIITDVCKYKSKFVTSLSELLESGTQNIAGILSMGISLEFLKKINWHYVYQYEMYLYDLLIYYMKEYFKNHFVQLPNLNISYNKENFNNKLNMQKQDQINIYNNNDPNYINDHNITQSKQTEYLHSEDDMFKIYTHDTRKYRLKKIGILPLWSNKFSSFDLITFLDFKNICIRAGHHCASLLHKYYLKVPDTSRISIYFYNTPEEIKYLAQQIASTSFMLNKIKNK from the exons TATATTGTGAAATCGATAAGAAAGAGTCCTAATATAAAGTTAAGATTGACAAAAGATGAAAAGCCATATATAgataatcatataatagattattttaaaaatgtaagagaacattttcctttttttaaGGAAAATAATTCGTTGATATATTTTGACAGCGCAGCTACAACTCACAAACCTAGTTGTGTGATAGAG aaaatGAGTGAGTTTTATAAGAAGGAGAACTCTAATATTCATCGAGGGATTTACAAGCTAAGTCAGAATGCCACAAAGAATTATGAAAATGTAAGAGAGACCATAAGAGAGTATATAAATTGTGAgaaaaatgataatataatttttactAATGGAAGTACATATGGTTTAAATATTGTATGTAAAATGATAATGGATGAAATAATTAAAAGAGAAGAAgatgaaatatatttatcatacTTAGAACATCATTCAAATATAGTTCCATGGcaagaatatataaataaagaaaagaaaggtaaaataaaatatatttctttaaataaaagtggttatataaatataaaaaaattaattagtaatattaatgaaaatacAAAAGTAATATCTATATGTCATGCATCTAATGTAATTGGTAATATCcaaaatattgaaaaaataataaaaaaaataaaaaaagtaaatcctaatataattataataatagatGCATCTCAAAGTTTTGctcatataaaatatgatataaagaaaatgaaaaaaaataaatcttgtccagatatattaataacaTCTGGTCATAAATTCTGTGCGTCACTAGGTACAggttttatttttataaataaagaaatatcatcaaaatataaatttaagCCATTGTTATATGGtagtaatataataactgatgtttgtaaatataaatcaaaatTTGTTACATCTTTATCAGAATTATTAGAATCAGGAACACAAAACATTGCTGGAATATTATCTATGGGCATATCCCttgaatttttaaaaaaaattaattgGCACTATGTATATCAATATgaaatgtatttatatgatttgttaatatattatatgaaagAATATTTCAAAAATCATTTTGTTCAATTACCTAATCTAAACATATCATAcaataaagaaaattttaataacaAATTGAATATGCAAAAACAGGATcaaataaacatatataacAACAATGACCccaattatataaatgatcATAATATAACACAGTCTAAACAAACAGAATATCTTCATTCAGAAGATGATAtgtttaaaatatatacacatgACACAAGAAAATATCGtctaaaaaaaattggTATATTACCATTGTGGTCAAATAAATTCTCTTCTTTTGATTTGATTACTTTTTTagattttaaaaatatatgtataagAGCAGGTCATCATTGTGCTTCCTTActacataaatattatttaaaagtTCCAGATACATCAAgaatatctatatatttttataacacACCAGAGGAAATCAAATATTTGGCACAACAAATTGCCTCAACATCATTTAtgttaaataaaattaaaaataaataa
- a CDS encoding hypothetical protein (conserved Plasmodium protein, unknown function), whose amino-acid sequence MTKCKNELKILKDSIKKKIDVYKYNEKNDIYIKYKSLIHRCDKQIDKDRIRLGSYLFKKDEAYMNEKDINKLLNKIIKKKITHEYIWNRIKNMIFKFNLVNIDNQNDTSLSTNSSKSLTYIKNNKKNILFYNKCYDHINVYLLSIALQVMNKRNSTFSNFLYSYINAFFENMEPRHFLYIFYILVKNTYRDLNQILNNNQTNEHNNNNNNNNNNSNNNNSNNSSNNNSNNYNNIHIKDCQLYNINHILFVKQNYAHHIYYSQKNFIELLNKFCIDKINYFSFNDIGLVCAALSYFSLKQNPFVEFWNEFLLYIFDIHKVNQRNITYAQKRKHKIYQHGKDKQSEIYSHEKDKQSEIYQHEKDKQSEIYHHEKDKQNEKYSYVQNSQNEKYSYVQNSQNEKYSYVQNSQKKNSFFSDNPSEKKHEHSESFIKRKMKASKKIDHSLIDYDKYIELNGKNILSILKYIVSYYEIYPCIKKVANRISIILVDLSMDLTLHECSEIIYYLNSLNELDQIFLKDKISIYEYQLKDTFLTTYDIGCLLKIAQVLNEQNYYGNIPFLHIFLYNIHKFSLENATLLFHLICKNYENDYMNCNLVEEMDGAIYKKKKKKEIFFKNDNDDKFFVNNKNLLKGLCTLLISYEDIIKNMSYKEMFFLCEILNKEQLFVHPSILGYICNRLCDDIETYKFSLLNFSSYVDYIMFITIFIYNNKYNDDKLLNNIYSLFLCNHTDYMLTIKNMTKNKIYHYCFYLLCIKKDMTKCVTYLNFILKSVSLFEPLMLYYIILIYFYKSAKNNYKNLCNIKHINKKKKKKNSISFSNSKDIIKSNINMNNQNNLYKPFINLLNEQEFDEELLRLFLPMWNVILSRRGRKMLDFLIVLNKFYDNINVRHYLFHERVIRKVDRYIKLVHMKNKRTNKNIKCEENIDYDKYFSCMKNSGFIILCHDPIIKQPVLFDINKLELIKIQRNNIYKNEMSTNDYNKEKKIEESINYLINDYKYKKDIIIKRDSTKYSKPAKYFQNYKRGTSVQQFLSIYDD is encoded by the coding sequence atgacCAAATGCAAAAATGAATTGAAAATTTTGAAAGATTccataaaaaaaaaaatcgATGTATACAAATACAATGAAAAGaatgatatttatataaagtATAAAAGTTTAATACACCGATGTGATAAACAAATAGATAAAGATCGAATTCGTTTAGGAAGTTATTTATTTAAGAAAGATGAAGCATATATGaatgaaaaagatataaacaaattattgaataaaattataaaaaagaaaataacacatgaatatatttggaatagaataaaaaatatgatttttaaatttaatttagTTAATATAGATAATCAAAATGATACTTCTTTGTCCACCAATTCTTCGAAATCTCTTACATACATTAAgaacaataaaaaaaatattcttttttataacaaaTGTTATGATCATAttaatgtatatttattatctatTGCTTTACAAGTTATgaataaaagaaatagcaccttttctaattttctatattcatatattaatgctttttttgaaaatatgGAACCAAGACATttcctatatatattctatattttagtaaaaaatacatatcGTGATTTAAAccaaatattaaataataaccAAACAAATGAAcacaacaataataataataataataataataatagtaataataataatagtaataatagtagtaataataatagtaataattataataatattcatatcaAAGATTGTCAACTATACAATATAAACCATATTCTTTTTGTCAAACAAAATTATGCAcatcatatttattattcacaaaaaaattttattgaacttttaaataaattctGTATTGATAAAATCAACTATTTTTCTTTCAATGATATTGGTTTAGTTTGTGCCGCACTCTCCTACTTCTCATTGAAACAAAACCCTTTCGTAGAATTCTGGAATGAATTCCTCCTCTACATTTTTGACATACATAAAGTGAATCAAAGAAATATAACATATGCtcaaaaaagaaaacataaaatatatcaacATGGAAAAGATAAACAAAGTGAAATATATTCACATGAAAAAGATAAACAAAGTGAAATATATCAACATGAAAAAGATAAACAAAGTGAAATATATCACCATGAAAAAgataaacaaaatgaaaaatattcatatgtaCAAAATAGccaaaatgaaaaatattcatatgtaCAAAATAGccaaaatgaaaaatattcatatgtaCAAAATAgccaaaaaaaaaattcttttttttcgGATAACCCTTCGGAAAAAAAACATGAACATTCAGAATCATTTATTAAGAGAAAAATGAAAGCCTCTAAAAAAATAGACCATTCCCTTATTGActatgataaatatatagaattGAATGGAAAAAACATTTTGAGTATCcttaaatatattgtgAGTTATTATGAGATATATCCttgtataaaaaaagttGCAAATAGAATTAGCATAATTTTGGTGGATCTTTCCATGGATTTAACTCTGCATGAATGTTcagaaattatatattatttaaatagTTTGAACGAGTTAGatcaaatatttttgaaagataaaataagtatatatGAGTATCAGTTAAAGGACACTTTTTTAACAACTTATGATATAGGTtgtttattaaaaatagCTCAAGTGTTGAATgaacaaaattattatggTAACATTCCATTTTtgcatatatttttatataacatacATAAATTTTCGTTAGAAAACGCTACTCTGTTGtttcatttaatttgtAAAAATTATGAGAATGATTATATGAACTGCAATTTAGTAGAAGAAATGGATGGTGcgatatataaaaaaaaaaaaaaaaaagaaattttttttaaaaatgataatgatgacaaattttttgtgaataataaaaatttgttAAAAGGATTATGTActttattaatatcatatgaagatataataaaaaatatgtcTTACAAGgaaatgttttttttatgtgaaattttaaataaagaGCAATTGTTTGTGCACCCATCTATTTTGGGATATATATGTAATCGTTTATGTGACGATATagaaacatataaattttcattattgaatttttcttcttatGTTGACTATATAATGTTtataacaatatttatatataataacaaatataatgatgataagttgttaaataatatatattcattatttcTATGCAACCATACAGATTATATGTTGAccattaaaaatatgacaaaaaataaaatttatcattattgtttttatttattatgtattaaaaaGGATATGACAAAATGTGTAACCTActtaaattttatattgaAGAGTGTGTCCTTATTTGAACCTCTGATGTTATactatataattttaatatatttttataagagtgcaaaaaataattacaaGAATTTATGcaatataaaacatataaataaaaaaaaaaaaaaaaaaaattctatAAGCTTTTCAAATAGTAAggatattataaaaagtaatataaatatgaacaatcaaaataatttatataaaccATTTATTAACCTATTGAATGAACAAGAATTTGATGAAGAATTACTTAGGTTGTTTTTGCCTATGTGGAATGTAATTTTATCAAGGAGAGGAAGAAAAATGTTAGattttttaattgtattgaataaattttatgataatataaatgtaagacattatttatttcacGAAAGGGTTATAAGAAAGGTGgatagatatattaaattgGTTCAcatgaaaaataaaagaacaaataaaaatataaaatgcgaagaaaatattgattatgataaatattttagTTGTATGAAAAATTCTGGATTCATAATTCTTTGTCATGATCCAATTATCAAGCAGCCAGTCCTTTTTGATATAAACAAATTAGaacttataaaaatacaacgaaacaatatttataaaaatgaaatgtCTACAAATGATTACaataaagaaaagaaaatagAGGAAAGTATAAATTACTTGATAAATGATTATAAGTATAAGAAGgatattataattaaaagAGATAGCACAAAATATTCGAAGCCGgcaaaatattttcaaaacTATAAAAGGGGCACTTCAGTCCAGCAATTTCTTTCCATATATGATgattga